In a genomic window of Pontibacter liquoris:
- a CDS encoding type 1 glutamine amidotransferase domain-containing protein — MNVLIVLTSHDKLGDTGHKTGFWIEEFAAPYYTLADAGVNITLASPKGGQPPIDPKSDAPDAQTDATRRFKADKELQQKLAHTKKLSEVNAADFDGVFYPGGHGPLWDLSNDKQSIHLLETFVQQGKPVALVCHAPAALAQVKGPDGEPLVKGKKVTGFTNSEEEAVQLTDVVPFLLEDKLKELGGNYSKGADWQSYVLKDGLLITGQNPASSEDAAEELLSMLQK, encoded by the coding sequence ATGAATGTATTGATAGTGCTGACCTCGCACGATAAACTTGGCGATACCGGCCATAAAACAGGTTTCTGGATTGAGGAATTTGCCGCGCCTTATTATACGCTGGCTGATGCCGGCGTGAACATCACTCTAGCTTCGCCGAAAGGAGGGCAGCCCCCCATCGATCCGAAGAGCGATGCGCCTGATGCGCAGACCGACGCCACCCGCAGGTTTAAAGCAGACAAAGAACTGCAGCAGAAATTAGCGCACACCAAAAAGCTGAGCGAGGTGAATGCCGCTGACTTCGATGGGGTATTTTATCCCGGTGGGCATGGCCCTTTGTGGGACCTCTCCAATGACAAACAATCCATCCACCTGCTCGAAACATTTGTGCAACAAGGCAAGCCTGTAGCGCTGGTATGCCATGCCCCGGCTGCCCTGGCGCAGGTAAAAGGCCCGGACGGCGAGCCGCTGGTGAAAGGCAAAAAAGTAACCGGCTTCACCAACTCCGAAGAGGAAGCAGTGCAGCTCACCGACGTGGTGCCTTTCCTGCTCGAAGACAAGCTGAAAGAGCTGGGCGGCAACTATAGCAAAGGCGCTGACTGGCAAAGCTATGTACTCAAAGATGGTTTGCTCATCACCGGGCAGAACCCGGCCTCTTCAGAAGATGCTGCAGAAGAGTTGCTTAGCATGCTTCAAAAGTAA
- the dinB gene encoding DNA polymerase IV has translation MDAFFASVEQRDNPELRGKPVAVGGSKARGVVAAASYEARKYGVHSALASRIAAQRCPHLIFVKPRFEVYSAVSRQIREIFHSYTDLVEPLSLDEAYLDVTENKIGMPSASIIAKEIKKRIVEETGLTASAGVSFNKFLAKIASDMNKPNGFTLVTPERAEELVAGLAIEKFHGIGKVTAAKMQRMGILTGADLRARSEEELVRHFGKTGRYYYQVARARDTREVQPHRIRKSIGAERTFDVDLTEEPDMLERLQFLAREVSQDMLRLQATAKTVTLKVKYFDFTQQTRSRTFLGEFSSEDAIYTIARDLLNTPHLPQFPVRLLGISVSSLLYQHDKQEGYQLTLDF, from the coding sequence ATGGACGCCTTTTTTGCGTCGGTGGAGCAGCGCGACAACCCGGAACTGCGGGGAAAACCTGTGGCCGTTGGTGGCTCCAAAGCGCGGGGCGTGGTGGCGGCAGCCAGTTACGAAGCCCGCAAGTATGGCGTCCATTCGGCACTTGCCTCCCGTATTGCGGCCCAGCGCTGTCCGCACCTCATCTTTGTAAAGCCCCGCTTTGAAGTTTACAGCGCCGTGTCGCGCCAGATCCGCGAGATATTTCATTCCTATACCGATCTGGTAGAGCCGCTCTCACTGGATGAAGCTTACCTGGACGTAACCGAAAACAAGATCGGAATGCCTTCGGCCAGCATCATTGCCAAAGAAATAAAAAAACGAATAGTCGAAGAAACAGGCCTGACAGCTTCGGCGGGTGTGTCGTTCAATAAGTTTCTGGCTAAGATCGCCTCGGATATGAATAAGCCCAATGGCTTTACCCTCGTTACGCCGGAGCGAGCCGAGGAACTGGTGGCCGGTCTGGCCATTGAAAAGTTTCATGGCATTGGCAAGGTAACAGCCGCTAAAATGCAGCGGATGGGGATCCTGACAGGTGCTGATCTGCGGGCCCGTTCGGAGGAAGAGCTGGTGCGCCACTTTGGCAAAACTGGCCGCTATTACTACCAGGTGGCCCGCGCCCGCGATACCCGCGAGGTGCAGCCCCACCGCATCCGCAAATCCATTGGCGCCGAGCGCACCTTTGATGTGGACCTGACCGAAGAGCCCGATATGCTGGAACGCCTGCAGTTTCTTGCCCGCGAAGTGTCCCAGGACATGCTGCGCCTGCAGGCAACAGCCAAAACGGTCACGCTTAAGGTCAAGTATTTTGATTTTACGCAGCAAACGCGCAGCAGAACCTTCCTGGGCGAGTTCAGCAGCGAAGATGCCATTTATACCATAGCCCGCGACTTGCTGAACACGCCCCATCTCCCGCAGTTCCCGGTGCGGCTGTTGGGCATTTCCGTTTCCAGCCTCCTCTACCAGCACGATAAGCAGGAAGGCTACCAGCTCACGCTGGACTTTTAA
- the dctA gene encoding C4-dicarboxylate transporter DctA, with product MKRIVSHLSFQVLLAILLGVLTGIFFPGFAPTAKLISQTFINMINMLIPPIIFFTIVLGIAHMGDMRKVGRVGGKALLYFELITTFAIAIGVVVANVLQPGSGVAVTVTDTAQVEKYTTSAGGINWGEFIAHIVPHNLFASFAEGDILQILFFAILFGFGLNRMGEAGASLLVTFDKISKVFFHIMKLVMLLAPVGAFGGMAFTVGTYGLETLLPMGKLMLAVYLTMALFIFGVLNLLCYIYKFSIWQYLKFIREEILIVLGTSSSESVLPSMMTKMERFGCSKSVVGLVIPTGYSFNLDGTSIYLSMATLFLAQVYHIPLSLGQQLTIIGVLMITSKGAAGVTGSGFIVLASTLSALQVIPVESIAILLGVDRFMSEARAITNMIGNGIATVVIAKSENEFSEVAYQAAINPANNLDLIEAEPAGIGKSEHYS from the coding sequence ATGAAGCGAATCGTCTCTCACCTGTCTTTCCAGGTACTGTTAGCCATCTTGCTCGGCGTGCTGACTGGCATCTTCTTTCCGGGGTTTGCGCCTACGGCCAAGCTCATCAGCCAGACCTTCATCAACATGATCAACATGCTGATCCCGCCGATCATCTTTTTCACCATTGTGCTGGGCATTGCGCATATGGGCGATATGCGCAAAGTAGGCCGGGTGGGCGGCAAGGCGCTGTTATACTTCGAGCTGATCACCACGTTTGCCATTGCCATCGGGGTAGTAGTGGCCAACGTGCTGCAGCCGGGCAGCGGGGTTGCTGTTACAGTTACCGATACTGCACAGGTGGAGAAATACACCACTAGCGCCGGCGGCATCAACTGGGGCGAATTTATTGCGCACATCGTACCGCATAACCTCTTTGCCTCTTTTGCCGAAGGCGACATCCTGCAGATCCTGTTCTTTGCCATCCTCTTCGGATTTGGACTGAACCGCATGGGCGAAGCAGGCGCCTCGCTGCTGGTCACCTTCGACAAAATTTCCAAAGTGTTCTTTCACATCATGAAGCTGGTGATGTTGCTGGCACCGGTCGGTGCTTTTGGCGGTATGGCGTTTACGGTGGGTACCTACGGCCTGGAGACGCTGCTGCCCATGGGCAAGCTCATGCTGGCAGTATACCTGACCATGGCGCTGTTCATATTCGGGGTGCTCAACCTGCTATGCTATATTTATAAGTTCAGCATCTGGCAATACCTCAAGTTTATCCGCGAAGAGATCCTGATCGTGCTGGGCACTTCTTCTTCGGAGTCGGTGCTGCCCAGTATGATGACAAAAATGGAGCGCTTTGGCTGCTCCAAATCGGTGGTTGGGCTGGTGATCCCGACCGGATACTCTTTTAACCTCGATGGCACCTCCATTTACCTGTCTATGGCTACGCTGTTTTTGGCGCAGGTCTACCACATCCCGCTCTCGCTGGGGCAGCAGCTGACCATTATTGGGGTGCTGATGATCACCTCGAAAGGGGCAGCAGGCGTAACCGGGAGTGGCTTTATCGTGCTGGCTTCTACCCTTTCGGCCCTCCAGGTGATCCCCGTCGAGAGCATTGCCATCTTACTGGGCGTAGACCGGTTTATGTCGGAGGCGCGCGCCATTACCAACATGATCGGCAACGGCATTGCGACGGTGGTTATTGCCAAAAGCGAAAATGAGTTCAGTGAAGTAGCTTACCAGGCCGCTATTAATCCAGCCAATAACCTGGACCTGATCGAAGCGGAACCGGCCGGCATTGGGAAAAGCGAACATTATTCGTGA
- the cysM gene encoding cysteine synthase CysM: MATLFDCIGNTPLVELTHINPKPGIKLLAKLEGNNPGGSVKDRAAYSMIKGALDRGELTPGMKLIEATSGNTGIALAMIARLFNAEIELVMPANATKERVLTMEAYGAKVTLTPAEASMEGAIDYVNDKVAGGGYLVLNQFGNPDNYRAHVLTTGPEIWRDTQGQVTHFVSSMGTTGTIMGVSRYLKEQNPAVQIVGAQPVEGSQIPGIRRWPKEYLPKIFEPERVDRTVDVSQAEATAMTRRLAREEGIFAGMSSGGAVHVATKLMDELDEAVIVCIICDRGDRYLSSDLFG, translated from the coding sequence ATGGCTACCTTATTCGATTGTATTGGCAACACGCCACTAGTGGAATTGACACATATTAACCCTAAGCCGGGTATTAAACTGCTGGCTAAACTGGAGGGCAATAACCCCGGCGGAAGCGTAAAAGACCGCGCAGCTTATAGTATGATCAAAGGGGCGCTGGACAGAGGGGAGCTGACACCAGGCATGAAACTGATCGAGGCGACCAGTGGCAACACAGGCATTGCCCTGGCTATGATCGCGCGGCTCTTTAATGCTGAAATCGAGCTTGTAATGCCGGCAAATGCCACCAAAGAGCGCGTGCTGACTATGGAAGCCTACGGGGCCAAAGTGACCCTGACGCCAGCTGAAGCATCGATGGAGGGCGCCATTGATTACGTGAACGACAAAGTGGCCGGTGGCGGCTACCTGGTCTTGAACCAGTTTGGCAATCCCGATAACTACAGAGCCCACGTGCTGACCACGGGCCCGGAGATCTGGCGCGATACGCAGGGGCAGGTTACGCATTTTGTTTCATCAATGGGCACCACGGGCACGATCATGGGTGTTTCGAGGTATTTAAAAGAACAGAACCCTGCCGTGCAGATCGTAGGTGCGCAGCCCGTGGAAGGCTCCCAGATCCCGGGCATCCGGCGCTGGCCAAAAGAGTACCTGCCTAAAATATTTGAGCCCGAGCGCGTGGACAGGACCGTGGATGTGTCGCAGGCGGAGGCGACGGCCATGACCCGAAGGCTGGCGCGCGAAGAAGGCATTTTTGCAGGGATGAGCAGCGGCGGAGCCGTGCACGTCGCCACCAAACTGATGGATGAACTGGACGAAGCGGTGATTGTATGCATTATCTGCGACCGCGGCGACCGGTACCTGTCTTCAGACCTGTTCGGTTAA
- a CDS encoding zinc-dependent metalloprotease: MSKIVRHLPLAALLLAGTLLAPSAHAQQSKKKKKHKQETVAPAAPSKKEESGPHPYSDVITAKAVTDDGLFKVHRIDEKYFYEIPDTLLNRDMLMVSRIAKTATNIGYGGEELNSQMLRWEKKGNRILLRLISYQNVASDTLEIFHSVQNSNLAPVIQAFDIKAFNKGTSVVEVTDFFSKDVPALGLDKENRDKYKVKRLDDKRSFIEGVKSFPMNIEARSLMTYEASEPPANSSAGTISLEINHSMLLLPKVPMAARAFDQRVGFFTLSQTDYGTDEQRAAKRRYIVRWKLEPKDKEAYARGELVEPVKPIVYYIDPATPMKWRPYLKQGVEDWNKAFEAAGFKNAIIAKDPPSFEEDPEFSTEDARYSVIRYFSSETQNAYGPNVHDPRSGEILESHIGWYHNVMNLLRNWYFVQTAAINPDARSVKFKDEVMGELIRFVSSHEVGHTLGLPHNMGSSAAYPVEKLRDAKFTKEMGTAPSIMDYARFNYVAQPEDKGVALMPGIGPYDKYSVKWGYSYFPETNGRDNTEKLVKWVREKENDPMYRFGRQQFNTIDPSSQTEDLGDDAMLASTYGIKNLKRIMPKLIEWTGESNKNYDDLEEMYGQVLGQWNRYMGHVTANIGGVYENYKTYDQKGDVYAAVPKEKQKRAVKFLNTEGFATPTWMLDDNILRKIESNGAVERVRNAQVNILNNVLEPGRMARLLETQAMLGNSAYTLPEMMADVRNGVWAEIGSGKTIDMYRRNLQRGYLERMAFLMKDQENSRPGMSRASASTVNVAQSDIRPLVRGELSLLRNQIKSSLPQTKDAMTKYHLQDALVRIDNILNPKS; encoded by the coding sequence ATGAGTAAAATTGTACGCCACCTTCCGCTGGCTGCTTTACTTCTGGCCGGCACCCTGCTGGCGCCTTCTGCGCATGCGCAGCAAAGCAAAAAGAAAAAAAAGCACAAGCAGGAAACGGTTGCACCCGCAGCCCCATCTAAAAAAGAAGAAAGCGGCCCACACCCTTACAGCGATGTTATCACGGCCAAAGCCGTAACCGACGACGGCCTGTTTAAAGTGCACCGCATCGACGAGAAGTACTTTTATGAGATCCCCGATACGCTGCTAAACCGCGATATGCTGATGGTGAGCCGCATTGCCAAAACAGCTACTAACATTGGCTATGGCGGCGAGGAGCTCAACAGCCAGATGCTGCGCTGGGAGAAAAAAGGAAACCGCATTTTGCTGCGCCTCATCTCCTACCAGAACGTAGCCAGCGACACGCTGGAAATATTTCACTCGGTACAAAATTCCAACCTGGCTCCTGTTATCCAGGCCTTCGACATCAAAGCCTTTAACAAGGGCACCTCGGTAGTAGAAGTAACTGACTTTTTCTCCAAAGACGTGCCCGCCCTAGGCCTCGACAAAGAGAACCGCGACAAGTATAAAGTAAAGCGCCTGGACGACAAACGCTCCTTTATTGAAGGCGTGAAAAGCTTCCCGATGAACATCGAGGCGCGGTCGCTAATGACGTACGAGGCCTCCGAGCCGCCGGCAAACTCCAGCGCCGGTACAATCTCCCTGGAGATCAATCACTCCATGCTGCTGCTGCCGAAAGTGCCGATGGCTGCCCGTGCGTTCGACCAGCGTGTTGGCTTTTTCACCCTTTCGCAAACCGATTACGGCACCGACGAACAGCGGGCCGCCAAGCGCCGCTACATCGTACGTTGGAAGCTGGAGCCAAAAGACAAGGAAGCCTATGCCCGTGGCGAACTGGTAGAGCCGGTAAAGCCTATTGTTTACTATATCGACCCGGCTACGCCAATGAAATGGCGCCCTTACCTGAAGCAAGGCGTAGAGGACTGGAACAAGGCCTTTGAGGCTGCCGGCTTCAAAAATGCCATCATTGCCAAAGATCCGCCGAGCTTCGAAGAAGATCCGGAGTTCAGCACCGAAGACGCGCGCTACTCGGTTATCCGCTACTTCTCTTCTGAAACGCAGAATGCTTACGGCCCGAACGTGCACGACCCGCGCTCTGGTGAGATCCTGGAAAGCCACATCGGCTGGTACCACAACGTGATGAACCTGCTGCGCAACTGGTACTTTGTACAGACAGCGGCCATTAACCCGGATGCCCGCAGCGTGAAGTTCAAAGACGAAGTGATGGGCGAACTGATCCGATTTGTGTCCTCTCACGAGGTGGGCCATACCTTGGGCTTGCCGCACAACATGGGCTCCAGCGCGGCCTACCCGGTAGAGAAGCTGCGCGATGCCAAGTTCACCAAGGAAATGGGTACGGCGCCGTCTATCATGGACTATGCCCGCTTTAACTACGTGGCACAGCCGGAAGACAAGGGCGTGGCGCTGATGCCGGGCATCGGACCATACGACAAGTACTCTGTGAAATGGGGCTATTCCTACTTCCCGGAAACCAATGGCCGCGACAACACCGAAAAATTAGTCAAGTGGGTGCGTGAAAAAGAAAACGACCCGATGTACCGTTTCGGTCGTCAGCAGTTCAACACCATTGACCCTTCGTCGCAGACAGAAGATTTGGGTGATGATGCGATGCTGGCCAGCACTTACGGCATCAAAAACCTGAAGCGCATCATGCCCAAGCTCATCGAATGGACCGGCGAGAGCAACAAGAACTACGACGATCTGGAGGAAATGTACGGTCAGGTACTGGGCCAGTGGAACCGCTACATGGGCCACGTAACGGCTAACATCGGCGGGGTGTATGAAAATTACAAAACCTACGACCAGAAAGGCGATGTGTACGCAGCTGTGCCGAAAGAAAAGCAGAAGCGTGCCGTTAAATTCCTGAACACGGAAGGCTTTGCCACCCCTACCTGGATGCTGGACGACAACATCCTGCGCAAGATCGAAAGCAACGGGGCTGTGGAGCGTGTGCGCAATGCACAGGTAAACATCCTGAACAACGTACTGGAGCCGGGCCGCATGGCACGTCTGCTGGAAACGCAGGCCATGTTGGGCAACAGCGCTTATACCCTGCCGGAAATGATGGCAGACGTTCGCAACGGCGTCTGGGCTGAGATCGGCTCGGGAAAAACCATCGATATGTATCGTCGCAACCTGCAGCGCGGCTACCTGGAGCGCATGGCTTTCCTGATGAAAGACCAGGAGAATTCGAGACCGGGTATGAGCCGTGCCAGCGCTTCGACCGTGAATGTGGCGCAGTCAGATATCCGCCCGCTGGTGCGTGGCGAGCTGAGCCTGCTGCGTAACCAGATCAAATCATCGTTGCCGCAAACAAAAGATGCCATGACGAAGTACCACCTGCAGGATGCCCTTGTCCGCATCGACAATATCCTGAATCCAAAATCATAA